AGCTGGACTAACGCAGCAAGAAACCAGAGTCAGAGTGCAGAGTCTATGGAGCACCACTTATTGAACCGTAAACACTAGATCCAAAAATAATCTAAATCTTTACACACTATTTCTACATATTACAGGTATATAAAGTGTTGTGCTTTGAGGCTAAATTGtctttgagaagaaagaacaCGGAAGAACCAATTTACCAACCTAATATTTCCATATTTGTGTTCTGCAAAGGTAGATCAAGAAAACTAGGCGAAGAAAGGCTCATCAGTTAAGTGACCCGCTGTGCGTTTGTTTTCAATCGATACAGGACCAGTGCACGGGAGCCGTACACATTGGATTCTGCTAATACAGCAAATCCTAGATCGTCAGTCAACTCCACTGTACTCGTTAATCATTCGTTGTTTGGCGATGAAATTCATGAAAACTCATTAAATCATTCATATACAACATGGAATAGTGCTTCAAGCGAGCGAAACCTGCGGTTTCGCAGGAGATGGTATGGTAAGAATGTCGTGATTTagctaaacgcaatcaggtgTTCGAGTGCACGCATTGGGAaggtacgagctatataacatGTACTGTTGTATGGCAAAtccttcccatacattgcaaaaaggtgctgttgtccagAAGATCGCCAATCCAATAACTTGAAAGGTCAACTGACTGAAAGGAGCATGAAGTCTTTGACAGCAACCATTCGTTCCGTCACGCTTAGCTGTCGGAcgctgtcgagtgaactccaacagaCCGCCCTATTCAGGAAATTACAccatactgcggcgatgctgatgagaagaaagtaggtggGCGATAGCTCTGAGGAATGATTACAACGAACTGGCCCAACGTCgtcaagatgcgcctttctacgactccgggatcgcagaggacgtaaactctgaaTCGTAAGTGCCCACGCACCCACGTAAAACCCTCTGAGGAAGCAATAAGCaagccttctatgatgaactcattgcgttgatgtctaacaTACCCAGCTAGCAGGTGGTCGTTATCGAAATCGACGCCAAAGCGATGATGGTACTTGagcaacaatccgatgtgctaggaaaatggtgtTATCCAGCGGTGCGCACGTCGGATAACGGTAACCGTCTGATCAACTTATGTAAACAGACGGGATTCATCATCGCTCCCACGTTTGAGAGAATCATCGACGCcctcagctcacgtggcaggggtcaactcTTTTGACACCTAAAGAGCAGAGCTAAAGATGAGAACCATTAAACTTCAGCTAAACCACGTACTAACGAAGAatattcctcagtcagatatccgaaaatgtAGAGAATCCAGAGTTGTTTGGGACgtcgtccagttcttctcagcttcagaATACGCTTCCACAGAAAAAAGGGAGGAGTTCTTTTCCAACCGAAAATTGATATGGCaagtctgaaagacgaagaatgcagatcGAAATTTCGCCAACGTGtatctattcatgttggagtacggacctggaagaagctttgcgatgcagagtccttcacaaagtgtatCCAGGATGCGGAGAAGAAAACGCTAGCCCAAAAAATTGATGCTCCCACTCGTTTCCGTTCCATTCTCGACGTCGTTCTTTCTTCCGGATCTAGTATCAGTGATATCGAAATTCTGACTCCCTTTGACAAGTCCGATCATattgttgtttctttcaagTTCGACTTTAATACCGACCAAATCTATCTGCCCATGCCAGATTTCAGTTGTGTAAACTATTCCGAGTTACGTAAATTTCTCGCTCGCGTGGACTGGCTGGAAGTTTTCGACAACTGTCAGTCGGTTGTAGAAATGTATCG
This window of the Necator americanus strain Aroian chromosome III, whole genome shotgun sequence genome carries:
- a CDS encoding hypothetical protein (NECATOR_CHRIII.G11901.T1), yielding MASLKDEECRSKFRQRVSIHVGVRTWKKLCDAESFTKCIQDAEKKTLAQKIDAPTRFRSILDVVLSSGSSISDIEILTPFDKSDHIVVSFKFDFNTDQIYLPMPDFSCVNYSELRKFLARVDWLEVFDNCQSVVEMYRHFSLVMYGSLATFVPLKFNKNCVPTYPLHLRIMHLQI
- a CDS encoding hypothetical protein (NECATOR_CHRIII.G11901.T2), giving the protein MASLKDEECRSKFRQRVSIHVGVRTWKKLCDAESFTKCIQDAEKKTLAQKIDAPTRFRSILDVVLSSGSSISDIEILTPFDKSDHIVVSFKFDFNTDQIYLPMPDFSCVNYSELRKFLARVDWLEVFDNCQSIHKSTTAIFLLLSFQRAQNICASVSTHWLSGKAILLADLFNKSNVLKHKWKKH